A genome region from Candidatus Zixiibacteriota bacterium includes the following:
- the tatC gene encoding twin-arginine translocase subunit TatC, whose protein sequence is MGEKEEIYETEPAPKKGAMPFLEHIEELRRRLIKSFLAVIIAAAVAFVFAERLYKFVTLPLGDVKLHFTEITGSFMAYFKIAIYTGLIVASPFILYQLWRFVSPGLHLKEKRAVFPLVISSTLLFLAGAAFCFFVVLPFAIQFLVSYAEGEMIPIITVSSYISFAGMMLLGFGLSFELPVVGYVLGRIGVVNARSLSKGRAYAVIVILVVAAILTPTPDIFNQLLMAVPLYLLYEVTIIVVRLTGKKKEIQG, encoded by the coding sequence ATGGGTGAGAAAGAGGAAATCTACGAGACCGAGCCGGCCCCCAAAAAAGGGGCCATGCCGTTCCTTGAACATATCGAGGAACTGCGCCGGCGACTCATAAAATCGTTTCTGGCCGTCATTATTGCCGCGGCGGTGGCCTTTGTCTTTGCCGAACGGCTTTATAAATTCGTCACGCTCCCGCTGGGGGATGTCAAACTCCATTTCACCGAAATCACCGGCTCGTTCATGGCTTATTTCAAAATCGCCATCTATACCGGCTTAATTGTCGCCTCGCCGTTCATCCTCTACCAACTCTGGAGATTTGTCTCGCCGGGGCTGCATCTTAAAGAGAAAAGGGCGGTATTTCCGTTGGTCATTTCCTCAACCCTGTTATTCTTGGCGGGGGCGGCGTTCTGTTTCTTTGTGGTGCTCCCTTTTGCCATTCAGTTTCTGGTGAGCTACGCGGAGGGGGAGATGATTCCGATTATCACGGTCTCCAGCTACATCTCTTTTGCCGGGATGATGCTTCTGGGGTTCGGGCTTTCTTTCGAGCTTCCGGTAGTGGGGTATGTGCTGGGAAGAATCGGCGTGGTCAATGCCCGGAGTTTGAGCAAGGGGAGAGCCTATGCGGTTATCGTTATCCTGGTCGTGGCGGCCATTCTGACTCCGACGCCGGATATTTTCAACCAGCTCTTAATGGCGGTGCCGTTATATCTTCTGTATGAAGTAACAATCATCGTGGTCAGGCTGACCGGGAAGAAAAAGGAGATTCAGGGGTAA
- a CDS encoding divalent-cation tolerance protein CutA has protein sequence MSAFRVVFVTVSQDKAEELSREIIENRLAACVNIVEKVHSFYRWKGKITKDVEALLVIKTATKKVENLIKFVKENHNYDIPEVVSLNIAEGNPDYLDWIDEETK, from the coding sequence ATGTCCGCCTTTAGAGTTGTTTTTGTCACCGTTTCGCAGGATAAGGCCGAGGAGCTTTCTCGCGAGATTATCGAAAACAGGTTGGCCGCCTGTGTCAATATCGTGGAGAAAGTGCATTCATTTTATCGTTGGAAAGGGAAAATCACCAAAGATGTCGAAGCCCTGCTGGTTATCAAAACCGCCACCAAGAAGGTGGAAAATCTTATCAAATTCGTGAAGGAGAACCATAATTACGATATCCCGGAGGTGGTCTCGCTGAATATCGCCGAGGGGAATCCGGACTATCTCGACTGGATCGATGAAGAAACCAAATAG
- a CDS encoding RelA/SpoT domain-containing protein, which yields MRRIFISRLQEEYRDLAPLAQRFAEVLASELQQLVQRDKLALAVPIEHRVKAWSSIEEKLGRIDFHGASLTELHDLVGVRVILLFQRDLPAACRLVEEAFQVTARYNKSEQLSPEEFGYQSIHFIVRPREEWLTVPTFSAFGEFQAEFQVRTLAQHMWAAASHKLQYKQEASVPPPVRRSIHRVSALLEMVDMEFERALAERDDYRATILKEQGSRRLNADVLEANLDALLPLRNKGAFEPYSLLLWELEKLGIKTTADLQALLAKHLSAVIAKDAEYVAQGNERGQTDARTKAGVFLKHSGLVRLVLEQEFGQGFYSRIWDKGEKDEQS from the coding sequence ATGCGAAGAATCTTTATCTCCCGCCTCCAGGAGGAGTACCGGGACTTGGCCCCGCTTGCTCAGCGATTTGCGGAAGTGCTCGCCTCCGAGCTTCAGCAACTCGTGCAGCGGGACAAGCTCGCCCTGGCTGTGCCCATCGAACACCGCGTGAAGGCGTGGTCTTCGATCGAAGAAAAGCTCGGGCGCATCGACTTTCATGGCGCGTCCCTGACTGAGCTTCATGACTTAGTGGGCGTTCGAGTGATCCTGCTGTTTCAGCGTGACCTACCAGCCGCGTGCCGCTTGGTAGAAGAAGCCTTCCAGGTCACGGCCCGATACAACAAGAGTGAGCAGTTGTCTCCTGAGGAGTTCGGCTACCAGTCCATCCACTTTATCGTCCGCCCGCGGGAGGAGTGGCTGACCGTTCCCACCTTTTCCGCATTTGGCGAGTTTCAGGCCGAGTTCCAGGTCCGCACCCTTGCTCAGCACATGTGGGCTGCCGCGTCCCACAAGCTCCAATACAAGCAGGAGGCGTCTGTCCCACCGCCCGTCCGCCGTTCGATCCACCGGGTGTCTGCTCTGCTGGAGATGGTTGACATGGAATTCGAAAGAGCACTGGCGGAGAGAGACGACTATCGGGCAACGATCCTCAAGGAACAGGGATCCAGACGGCTCAACGCCGATGTGCTGGAGGCCAACCTAGATGCACTACTACCCCTCAGGAACAAGGGCGCGTTCGAGCCGTACTCACTTCTCTTGTGGGAACTCGAGAAGCTCGGCATCAAGACTACGGCCGACCTTCAGGCGCTGCTGGCGAAGCATCTGTCTGCGGTGATTGCGAAGGATGCGGAGTACGTGGCCCAAGGCAACGAGAGGGGACAAACCGATGCCCGAACAAAGGCCGGGGTATTCCTAAAACACAGCGGCCTTGTCCGCTTGGTCTTGGAGCAGGAGTTTGGGCAGGGTTTCTATAGTCGAATCTGGGACAAGGGGGAGAAGGACGAGCAGTCATGA
- a CDS encoding DUF512 domain-containing protein, with amino-acid sequence MKIISVDPGSPLFGLIRPGYKLIKINGEKVRDNLDYRYKIAEEAVALEFEDTRGERFGFKVRFETTGDLGLSFEEDKILTCHNRCVFCFVHQQPKGMRRPLYVRDDDYRLSFTHGNFISLSNLDDEDTSRIIEQKLSPLYISVHATDDNLRRALFRNDKLPPIMPLLQRMIDGGINFHTQVVVCPDINDGAALEKTIDDLFDLFPGVITVGVVPVGLTKYRQRLPQLKSFDCETAAAILEYLHRRQKEFKKKSSTRFVYAADEFYILAEEDFPALAAYEEMAQFENGIGMMRLLLSDFSRRRRFLKLGNTHSRIAMLTGVSAFEALRKGIVQPLRKEGLRLDLYQVENRFWGERVTVSGLLTGRDIMAKIKSLPKEYDIILLPPNCLNSDRLFLDDLSFDDLQKKVASEVKVGYYSMIDTLNEVTG; translated from the coding sequence ATGAAAATCATTTCGGTAGATCCCGGTTCCCCGCTCTTTGGCCTCATCCGTCCCGGATACAAGCTAATCAAAATCAACGGCGAAAAAGTGCGCGATAATCTTGATTACCGCTATAAGATCGCCGAGGAGGCGGTTGCGCTGGAATTCGAGGATACCCGCGGGGAGCGTTTTGGATTCAAGGTCAGATTCGAGACGACCGGCGATTTGGGGTTGAGTTTTGAGGAGGATAAGATTCTCACCTGCCATAACCGCTGCGTTTTCTGTTTCGTGCACCAGCAGCCGAAAGGGATGCGGCGGCCGCTGTATGTTCGCGATGACGATTATCGTCTCTCGTTCACGCACGGGAATTTTATATCGTTATCCAATCTTGATGATGAAGACACTTCGCGCATCATAGAGCAAAAGCTGTCGCCCTTATATATCTCGGTGCATGCCACGGATGACAATTTGCGCCGTGCCCTTTTCCGGAATGATAAGCTTCCCCCAATTATGCCGCTTCTACAGCGAATGATAGACGGCGGCATCAATTTTCATACACAGGTTGTGGTTTGTCCCGACATTAATGACGGTGCCGCGCTGGAAAAGACAATTGATGACCTGTTTGATTTATTTCCCGGGGTCATCACGGTCGGTGTCGTGCCGGTGGGGCTGACCAAATACCGGCAGCGTCTTCCGCAATTGAAATCTTTCGATTGCGAAACGGCGGCGGCTATTCTCGAATATCTCCATCGCCGGCAGAAGGAGTTCAAGAAGAAATCATCGACACGATTTGTTTATGCGGCCGATGAATTTTATATCCTGGCGGAAGAGGATTTTCCAGCTCTCGCGGCCTATGAAGAAATGGCTCAATTCGAAAATGGCATCGGCATGATGCGGCTGCTTCTGTCAGATTTTAGCCGGCGCCGGCGCTTTCTGAAACTCGGGAATACGCATTCCCGAATCGCCATGCTGACCGGAGTCTCGGCTTTTGAGGCGCTCAGAAAGGGGATTGTCCAACCGTTGAGAAAAGAAGGCTTGCGGCTCGATTTATATCAGGTCGAAAATCGTTTCTGGGGAGAAAGGGTGACCGTGAGCGGCCTTCTGACCGGCCGCGACATAATGGCGAAAATAAAGAGCCTTCCGAAAGAATATGATATCATTCTGCTGCCTCCCAACTGTCTCAATAGCGACAGGCTTTTCCTGGATGATCTCAGCTTTGATGATTTGCAGAAAAAGGTCGCATCTGAGGTTAAAGTTGGGTATTATAGCATGATTGACACTCTCAATGAGGTAACAGGATGA
- a CDS encoding MTH1187 family thiamine-binding protein: protein MLVQFAMFPIGKKESASGEVSKIINIIDKSGLQYKTTAMSTVVEGEWDQIMKLINKCRLKLRQSNNRVYMILTMDDRKGAKSRLTGKVKSIELKLGRTIKS, encoded by the coding sequence ATGCTGGTCCAGTTTGCCATGTTCCCGATCGGGAAAAAGGAATCAGCTTCAGGAGAGGTCTCCAAAATTATCAATATCATTGATAAGTCCGGTCTTCAATATAAAACCACGGCCATGTCAACCGTAGTCGAGGGGGAATGGGACCAGATCATGAAGCTGATCAACAAATGCCGTCTCAAATTGAGACAATCCAATAATCGAGTCTATATGATATTGACCATGGATGACCGGAAAGGGGCGAAAAGCCGCCTGACCGGGAAAGTCAAATCAATCGAATTGAAATTGGGTAGAACCATAAAATCCTAA
- the nrdR gene encoding transcriptional regulator NrdR — MKCPFCGHEEDKVVDSRSAQDGRAVRRRRECLKCKERFTTYEYIENVTLAVLKSDNRREPFDRQKLIHGMKLACNKRPVSAKKIESLADEIEARLQELSKSEVTSKFIGELVMEKLKATDEIAYVRFASVYRKFQDKTEFFEELKKLLG; from the coding sequence ATGAAATGCCCTTTCTGCGGACATGAGGAAGACAAGGTAGTCGATTCCCGTTCGGCGCAGGATGGGCGGGCGGTGCGCCGCCGCCGCGAGTGTCTTAAGTGCAAGGAACGATTCACCACTTACGAATATATCGAGAATGTGACGCTGGCGGTGCTGAAGTCGGATAATCGGCGCGAACCGTTTGACAGGCAGAAGCTGATTCACGGGATGAAACTGGCCTGCAATAAGCGGCCGGTTTCGGCCAAGAAGATTGAATCGCTGGCCGATGAGATTGAGGCGCGTCTGCAGGAGCTTTCCAAAAGCGAAGTGACCAGCAAGTTCATAGGCGAGCTGGTGATGGAGAAGCTGAAAGCGACCGATGAGATCGCCTATGTTCGTTTTGCTTCGGTGTACCGCAAATTCCAGGATAAGACGGAATTCTTCGAAGAGCTGAAAAAACTGTTGGGTTAG
- a CDS encoding SAM-dependent chlorinase/fluorinase: MANVDTERPLIALLSDFGIQDNYVGIMKGVIFGLNPKASLIDISHEIPPYNITAGRYILETSYGQFPQGTIYLAVVDPGVGTACRPVLIETENYFFIGPDNGLFSFLREREIKRILVLNRSKYHLQEISATFHGRDIFAPVAGYLSLGVAPEEMGSKMKSILRPQAKSYKKMGKFTIGTVIYIDRFGNLVTSLRKEDLPGGKYLVHLNQKSVGLLKKTFGSVETGEPVCYINSFGYLEIAIREGSAAEHFEIDYSDEAKILIAPV; encoded by the coding sequence GTGGCTAATGTCGACACGGAGCGGCCCTTGATTGCGCTGCTATCTGATTTTGGCATTCAGGACAACTATGTCGGAATTATGAAAGGGGTCATTTTCGGGCTGAATCCAAAGGCAAGCCTGATTGACATTTCCCATGAAATTCCGCCATATAATATAACTGCCGGCCGGTATATTCTGGAAACCTCTTATGGCCAGTTTCCGCAGGGCACTATTTATCTGGCGGTGGTTGATCCCGGGGTTGGCACCGCTTGCAGGCCAGTTCTTATCGAAACGGAGAATTATTTTTTTATCGGGCCGGATAACGGCCTTTTTTCTTTCCTGAGGGAAAGAGAAATAAAAAGGATATTGGTTCTCAATAGGAGCAAATATCATCTGCAGGAGATCTCCGCAACTTTCCACGGCCGGGACATTTTCGCCCCGGTGGCGGGCTATCTTTCTCTTGGAGTGGCCCCGGAAGAAATGGGCAGCAAGATGAAATCGATTCTTCGCCCGCAGGCAAAGTCATATAAGAAAATGGGGAAATTCACCATTGGAACGGTCATATATATTGACCGTTTCGGCAATTTGGTGACTTCGTTGAGGAAAGAAGACCTTCCCGGCGGCAAGTATCTTGTGCATCTCAATCAGAAAAGTGTGGGGCTGCTCAAAAAGACTTTCGGGTCGGTCGAGACAGGTGAGCCTGTCTGTTATATCAATTCTTTCGGCTATCTCGAAATTGCGATCCGCGAGGGGTCGGCCGCCGAGCATTTTGAGATCGATTATTCCGATGAAGCTAAGATTTTGATTGCGCCGGTATAG
- the menA gene encoding 1,4-dihydroxy-2-naphthoate octaprenyltransferase, producing the protein MNAFKKWIMAVRAPFFTGIAMPIIFGAALAYYETGGFHWGLFFITLFGGICAHAGANLANDYFDHKTTDDDINPNFTPFSGGSRVIQNKTLSARAVLNGALVSYALALIAGIYLTTQTPGYWVLILAAAGFLFGFFYTAGRIAFSYHGLGELAVLIGFGTLPVMGSYFVQTGMFSWSSFWTSFPIGFLITAILYINQFPDYDADKAVNKNHLVVTWGKRKARAGYYFLIFGSYLGVVLAVIAGYLTPYALITLLSLPVALKTAGIFARNYERIKELIPAQAGTIQVHALVGLLMSIGCITGALLKG; encoded by the coding sequence ATGAACGCTTTCAAGAAATGGATTATGGCGGTCCGGGCGCCGTTTTTTACCGGGATTGCGATGCCGATTATATTCGGCGCCGCTCTGGCCTATTATGAGACCGGCGGATTCCACTGGGGATTATTCTTTATCACCCTTTTCGGCGGGATATGCGCCCACGCCGGGGCCAATCTGGCCAACGATTATTTTGACCATAAAACCACTGATGATGATATCAACCCCAATTTCACCCCATTTTCGGGAGGGAGCAGGGTTATCCAGAATAAGACACTTTCGGCGCGGGCGGTTCTAAATGGGGCACTGGTGAGTTACGCGCTGGCGTTGATAGCCGGTATTTACCTTACCACCCAGACCCCCGGGTATTGGGTGCTGATACTGGCGGCGGCAGGATTTCTCTTTGGGTTTTTCTACACGGCCGGGCGGATTGCATTCTCTTACCACGGGCTGGGAGAACTGGCGGTGTTGATTGGTTTCGGGACCCTGCCGGTGATGGGTTCCTACTTTGTTCAGACCGGCATGTTTAGCTGGTCATCATTCTGGACCTCTTTTCCGATTGGATTTCTAATCACGGCCATTCTCTATATCAACCAGTTTCCCGATTATGATGCCGATAAGGCGGTCAACAAGAACCATCTGGTGGTCACATGGGGCAAAAGAAAGGCGAGAGCCGGCTACTATTTTCTGATTTTCGGGAGTTATCTGGGCGTGGTGCTGGCGGTGATAGCCGGTTATCTGACGCCATATGCGCTGATTACTCTTCTCTCGCTTCCGGTGGCCCTCAAGACAGCCGGGATTTTTGCGCGGAATTATGAGAGAATCAAAGAACTGATACCGGCGCAGGCGGGGACAATTCAGGTTCATGCCCTGGTCGGGCTTTTGATGTCGATCGGGTGTATAACCGGCGCTCTCCTGAAAGGTTAG
- a CDS encoding choice-of-anchor N protein — MKRILLLFSMLVLGVFGSANAVPDLQLFVAGGTYDMGTETWVTNASTFDLYIIGANQAMSNVMVSMALNMPHSENPNGVASIDVNGTAYNSWVYGTPNLLPPHDIFPTWYSEFNSGNYGLVGGVGNAGGPDYYDPSTQGYLASSNTLGQFKKFTISLSGADYAHFDGFFYFRGNNGRTRIRFAPFSHDAESQPGAVPEPGTLTLLGLGSLGMGLVRKFRK, encoded by the coding sequence ATGAAAAGAATTCTTCTGCTGTTCTCTATGTTAGTGCTTGGAGTTTTCGGCTCCGCCAATGCCGTTCCCGACCTGCAACTCTTTGTCGCAGGCGGAACTTATGATATGGGCACCGAAACCTGGGTCACCAACGCCAGCACCTTTGATCTTTATATCATCGGCGCCAATCAGGCCATGTCCAATGTCATGGTCAGTATGGCGTTAAACATGCCCCACTCGGAAAATCCCAACGGGGTAGCCAGTATCGATGTCAATGGAACCGCCTATAACAGTTGGGTTTATGGAACTCCCAATCTCCTTCCTCCCCACGATATTTTCCCCACCTGGTATAGCGAGTTCAACTCCGGCAACTATGGTCTGGTCGGCGGTGTCGGCAATGCCGGCGGGCCGGATTACTATGATCCTTCCACTCAGGGGTATCTGGCTTCTTCGAATACCCTTGGTCAGTTCAAGAAATTTACGATTTCGCTCTCTGGTGCTGACTACGCCCATTTTGATGGTTTCTTCTATTTCCGGGGAAACAATGGCAGGACCAGAATCAGATTTGCTCCATTCTCACACGATGCTGAGTCTCAGCCCGGCGCCGTTCCGGAACCGGGTACCCTGACTCTATTGGGCCTGGGCAGCCTGGGCATGGGTCTGGTTCGGAAATTCCGCAAATAG
- a CDS encoding PEP-CTERM sorting domain-containing protein, producing the protein MKKIIILCGLALLILSFSAYALPTGFQPFSSHARGERSQNIGWVGDNSDSNFGRGMIDFGGHHRPWHLRWGQNMPPTIPQCPVPEPMTLTLFGLGALGLSLIRKPNK; encoded by the coding sequence ATGAAGAAGATCATTATACTCTGTGGATTGGCCTTATTGATTCTTTCCTTCTCAGCTTATGCACTACCCACCGGCTTTCAACCGTTTTCCAGTCACGCCCGTGGTGAGAGAAGTCAGAATATCGGCTGGGTGGGAGATAACTCGGATTCCAATTTCGGCCGCGGCATGATTGATTTTGGTGGCCACCATCGTCCCTGGCACCTGAGATGGGGACAGAATATGCCTCCGACAATACCGCAGTGCCCTGTGCCCGAACCGATGACCCTAACTCTATTCGGTCTCGGGGCGCTCGGCTTAAGCTTGATTAGAAAACCAAACAAATAA
- a CDS encoding PP2C family protein-serine/threonine phosphatase — MTEIVETEDKIFDLENRLEETKLKLRDLATMGAIIASILDIDTILSVVMEMSIRTVEGEVGLIQLSEKGKLISKITWGVDDTSIRNILYQNDEDISNYCFHNEEAIAWNDLDKTFKFGPTITGILALPIKSRARCHGTIVIINKTSGAEFTDEDKSNLEILTNYAAVAIENSMLLKDSLHNQKIEQELALARQVQETILPDREIKIRGVDIGTIYCPARAVGGDFYDIMKISESDFLMIIGDVSNKGVPAAMVMSATAAIIRTELSNCPRIRPSQLMNNLNGILCNGVIKSRDMFVTLFIASFNLAERRMLFCNAGHLPPLFWDADKQSMEELRAGGTFVGQFPEMSYSEGEVGIHPGDRIFAFTDGLTEAMDINNNLLGLNRVKQLFLAEKDLPANRFCIRVKDWVDRYIEGAGEETIDDFTLFEIRILPEGV, encoded by the coding sequence GTGACAGAAATCGTTGAGACAGAGGATAAAATCTTCGATCTGGAAAATCGGCTGGAAGAAACCAAGCTCAAGCTTCGTGACCTGGCCACCATGGGCGCCATAATCGCCTCAATCCTTGATATTGATACGATTCTTTCGGTAGTCATGGAGATGTCGATTCGGACGGTCGAGGGTGAGGTGGGCCTGATACAGTTATCTGAGAAGGGGAAACTCATTTCTAAGATCACCTGGGGCGTCGATGATACTTCAATAAGGAACATCCTTTATCAGAATGATGAGGATATTTCCAATTACTGTTTTCATAACGAAGAGGCAATAGCCTGGAATGACCTGGATAAGACTTTCAAATTCGGTCCAACTATCACCGGCATTCTGGCGTTACCGATAAAGTCGCGGGCTCGCTGCCATGGAACCATTGTCATAATAAATAAGACCTCCGGCGCCGAATTTACCGATGAAGACAAGAGCAATCTTGAGATACTTACCAACTACGCCGCGGTGGCCATAGAAAATTCGATGCTTCTCAAGGATTCGCTGCATAATCAGAAAATCGAGCAGGAGTTAGCGTTAGCCCGACAGGTCCAGGAAACGATTCTCCCGGACAGAGAAATAAAGATAAGAGGAGTCGATATTGGGACAATATACTGTCCGGCGCGGGCGGTCGGGGGGGACTTTTATGATATCATGAAAATCAGCGAATCTGACTTCCTGATGATCATTGGTGATGTCTCCAACAAGGGGGTCCCGGCGGCGATGGTGATGTCGGCGACCGCGGCCATTATCCGGACAGAACTGAGCAATTGCCCGCGGATCCGTCCCTCGCAACTGATGAATAACTTAAATGGCATTCTTTGCAATGGCGTAATCAAGTCACGTGATATGTTTGTGACCTTATTTATCGCCAGCTTTAATTTGGCAGAAAGGAGAATGCTTTTTTGCAATGCCGGCCACCTGCCGCCTCTTTTCTGGGATGCCGATAAACAGAGCATGGAGGAACTGAGAGCGGGTGGAACCTTTGTCGGGCAATTCCCGGAGATGTCATATTCAGAAGGGGAGGTCGGGATTCATCCGGGGGATAGGATTTTCGCCTTCACCGATGGGTTGACCGAGGCGATGGATATTAACAATAATCTCCTCGGACTCAACCGGGTCAAACAGTTGTTTCTTGCAGAAAAAGACTTGCCGGCCAACCGCTTCTGCATCAGAGTCAAGGATTGGGTCGATCGCTACATTGAGGGGGCAGGCGAGGAAACCATAGATGATTTCACTCTCTTTGAAATCAGAATCTTACCGGAGGGGGTATGA
- the der gene encoding ribosome biogenesis GTPase Der, producing the protein MNYPLVALIGRPNVGKSSLFNRFLKKRLAIVDDAPGITRDRNYALCDWAGRYFYLIDTGGMIPGSKRGIEKLVLEQSETAVAQADLVVLIVDCQIGPDSVDEKIAARLLKSEKKVILLANKADNAILENERFQFARLGLGEPLPVAATVGLGVGEVLDEIVRRLPEATAEKEVTEAIRIAVIGRPNVGKSSFINRLIGQERVIVSPVPGTTRDAVDTPFEYNGKEYMLLDTAGLRRKAKVSEDLEFYTTLRTLRAIESCHIAMVLVDASEGLLVQDLKVIEDAAEARRGIILAVNKWDLVEKDEKTADIFTSQIKEMTGTFAFIPVIYISCLTGQRVTKTISMVDKVFENWNREIATGELNKMVEEMVRRQPPAAARGKHIKINYASQAGNRPPTFLFFSNFPELIQKSYLRYIENQLREKYDFEGIPLLIKFRKK; encoded by the coding sequence ATGAACTATCCTTTGGTGGCCCTTATTGGCCGTCCCAATGTGGGGAAATCTTCGCTTTTCAACCGTTTCTTGAAAAAGCGGCTGGCCATTGTCGATGATGCGCCGGGCATCACCCGCGATCGCAATTATGCCTTATGCGACTGGGCGGGAAGATACTTCTACCTGATTGATACCGGCGGCATGATTCCCGGCTCCAAACGCGGGATTGAGAAACTGGTTCTGGAGCAGTCGGAAACGGCGGTGGCGCAGGCCGATCTCGTGGTTCTGATAGTTGATTGCCAGATCGGGCCGGACAGCGTAGACGAGAAGATTGCGGCCCGGCTGCTGAAATCGGAAAAGAAAGTGATTTTGCTGGCCAATAAAGCGGATAATGCCATTCTTGAGAATGAACGATTCCAATTTGCACGTCTCGGACTGGGGGAGCCGTTGCCGGTTGCGGCCACGGTCGGCCTGGGTGTCGGCGAGGTGCTGGATGAAATAGTGCGGCGTTTGCCCGAAGCAACCGCTGAAAAGGAAGTAACCGAGGCGATAAGAATCGCGGTGATCGGACGCCCCAATGTCGGCAAATCATCTTTTATCAATCGTTTGATCGGGCAGGAGCGGGTGATAGTTTCGCCCGTGCCGGGAACGACCAGGGACGCGGTTGACACTCCGTTCGAGTACAACGGTAAGGAATATATGCTTTTGGACACCGCCGGATTGCGGCGCAAGGCGAAGGTATCCGAGGACCTGGAATTCTATACCACATTGCGAACCCTGAGAGCGATTGAAAGTTGTCATATCGCAATGGTGCTGGTCGATGCCAGTGAAGGGCTTCTGGTGCAGGACCTGAAAGTAATCGAGGATGCCGCCGAGGCGCGCCGGGGAATAATTCTGGCGGTTAATAAATGGGATCTGGTCGAAAAAGATGAAAAGACAGCCGACATTTTTACCTCCCAAATCAAAGAGATGACCGGGACTTTCGCCTTTATTCCGGTCATTTATATATCCTGCCTTACAGGGCAACGGGTAACCAAAACTATTTCTATGGTGGATAAAGTATTTGAAAACTGGAATCGGGAGATTGCGACCGGGGAGTTGAACAAAATGGTGGAAGAGATGGTGCGGAGACAGCCTCCGGCCGCGGCCCGAGGAAAGCATATCAAGATCAATTATGCCTCTCAGGCGGGAAATCGTCCGCCGACTTTTCTGTTCTTCAGCAATTTCCCCGAGCTGATTCAAAAGAGTTATCTTCGCTATATCGAAAATCAGCTAAGGGAGAAGTATGATTTCGAGGGAATTCCCCTACTGATTAAGTTCCGGAAGAAATAG
- a CDS encoding cytidine/deoxycytidylate deaminase family protein, with translation MNRNNLPRRPSWNEYFMRIAQLAATRSTCLRRQVGAVIVKNKKVLATGYNGSPMGLRHCLDIGCLREELGIPSGQRHELCRAIHAEQNAIIQAATSGISIDGGILYSTTFPCILCAKMLINVGVKEIYVGEGYPDDLSRSMIEEAGVVVHHLVLDKPETKVENLKP, from the coding sequence ATGAACCGCAACAACCTTCCCAGACGTCCCTCATGGAACGAATACTTCATGCGGATAGCCCAACTGGCGGCCACTCGCTCAACCTGCCTGCGTCGGCAGGTGGGGGCGGTCATTGTCAAGAATAAGAAGGTGCTGGCGACCGGATACAACGGTTCCCCGATGGGCCTTCGCCACTGCCTCGATATCGGTTGCCTGCGCGAGGAGCTGGGAATCCCCTCGGGGCAGAGGCATGAGCTCTGCCGGGCGATTCATGCCGAACAGAATGCCATCATTCAGGCGGCCACCTCGGGGATATCGATTGATGGAGGGATACTTTATTCGACCACATTCCCGTGCATACTTTGCGCCAAGATGCTTATCAATGTCGGGGTGAAGGAGATTTATGTCGGGGAGGGGTATCCTGATGATCTATCGCGGAGTATGATAGAGGAAGCGGGGGTGGTGGTGCACCATCTGGTGCTGGATAAGCCGGAAACTAAGGTGGAAAATCTGAAGCCATGA